The Amycolatopsis mongoliensis genome includes a window with the following:
- a CDS encoding M23 family metallopeptidase, which translates to MVAAVAAGAFAAAAAGQTLKTVTDSDAAVTPLANSQDASASLTAGGAGTGGAPELLPTGHAVDASAEAAKVSDSASITQAREQREADAAKKAAEEASRPKTCLPAHGTFTSGFGARWGTSHLGIDIANAIGTPIYAASDGTVIEAGPASGFGLWVRVQLDDGTIQVYGHMNSFSVKEGQKVKCGQQIAEIGNRGQSTGPHLHFEVWQNGTKKIDPRPWLAARGIVL; encoded by the coding sequence GTGGTCGCCGCGGTGGCGGCCGGTGCGTTCGCCGCCGCAGCAGCGGGCCAGACTCTCAAGACGGTCACCGACTCCGACGCCGCCGTGACGCCCCTGGCCAACAGCCAGGACGCCAGCGCATCGCTCACCGCGGGAGGTGCGGGCACCGGGGGCGCCCCGGAGCTCCTGCCGACCGGCCACGCCGTCGACGCCTCCGCCGAAGCCGCGAAGGTCTCCGACAGCGCCTCGATCACGCAGGCCCGTGAGCAGCGCGAAGCCGACGCCGCCAAGAAGGCCGCCGAAGAAGCCTCTCGCCCCAAGACCTGCCTGCCGGCCCACGGCACCTTCACCTCGGGCTTCGGTGCCCGGTGGGGCACGAGCCACCTCGGCATCGACATCGCCAACGCGATCGGCACCCCGATCTACGCCGCCTCCGACGGCACCGTGATCGAGGCCGGCCCCGCCAGCGGCTTCGGTCTTTGGGTCCGGGTCCAGCTCGACGACGGCACGATCCAGGTCTACGGCCACATGAACAGCTTCTCCGTCAAGGAGGGCCAGAAGGTCAAGTGCGGCCAGCAGATCGCCGAGATCGGCAACCGCGGCCAGAGCACCGGCCCGCACCTGCACTTCGAGGTGTGGCAGAACGGCACCAAGAAGATCGACCCCCGGCCCTGGCTGGCCGCGCGCGGCATCGTCCTCTGA
- the sucD gene encoding succinate--CoA ligase subunit alpha, with the protein MSIFLNENSKVIVQGLTGSEGMKHATKMLKSGTNIVGGVNARKAGQTVTIEGKDLKVFGTVEEAIKETGADVSVIFVPPKFAKDAVLEAIDAEIPLAVVITEGIPVHDSAYFWAHAVAKGNTTRIIGPNCPGVISPGKSNAGIIPANISGTGPIGLVSKSGTLTYQMMYELRDIGFSTAVGIGGDPIIGTTHIDALEAFEADPDTKVIVMIGEIGGDAEERAAAYIKENVTKPVVGYVAGFTAPEGKTMGHAGAIVSGSSGTAAAKKEALEAAGVKVGKTPSETAVLARELYNSLG; encoded by the coding sequence ATGTCGATCTTCCTCAACGAGAACAGCAAGGTCATCGTCCAGGGGCTCACCGGCTCCGAGGGCATGAAGCACGCCACCAAGATGCTGAAGTCGGGCACGAACATCGTGGGCGGCGTCAACGCCCGCAAGGCCGGCCAGACCGTCACCATCGAGGGCAAGGACCTGAAGGTCTTCGGCACCGTCGAAGAGGCCATCAAGGAGACCGGCGCCGACGTGTCGGTCATCTTCGTGCCGCCGAAGTTCGCCAAGGACGCGGTCCTCGAGGCGATCGACGCCGAGATCCCGCTCGCCGTGGTCATCACCGAGGGCATCCCGGTGCACGACTCGGCCTACTTCTGGGCGCACGCGGTCGCGAAGGGCAACACGACCCGCATCATCGGGCCGAACTGCCCCGGCGTGATCAGCCCCGGCAAGTCGAACGCCGGCATCATCCCGGCGAACATCTCCGGCACCGGCCCGATCGGCCTCGTGTCGAAGTCCGGCACGCTGACCTACCAGATGATGTACGAGCTGCGGGACATCGGCTTCTCCACCGCGGTCGGCATCGGCGGTGACCCGATCATCGGCACCACGCACATCGACGCCCTCGAGGCGTTCGAGGCGGACCCCGACACCAAGGTCATCGTGATGATCGGCGAGATCGGTGGCGACGCCGAAGAGCGTGCCGCGGCCTACATCAAGGAGAACGTGACGAAGCCGGTCGTCGGCTACGTCGCGGGCTTCACCGCGCCCGAGGGCAAGACCATGGGCCACGCCGGCGCCATCGTCTCCGGCTCCTCCGGCACGGCGGCCGCGAAGAAGGAGGCCCTCGAGGCCGCCGGCGTCAAGGTCGGCAAGACCCCGAGCGAGACCGCCGTCCTCGCGCGTGAGCTGTACAACAGCCTCGGCTGA
- a CDS encoding chorismate mutase, translating into MNAQATNADGQPAEHTPAGDDIASLRQEIDWLDKEILRLVKRRVEVSKTIGAARMAAGGTRIVYNREMDVLARYRELGPDGRQLAMALLNLGRGRLGR; encoded by the coding sequence ATGAACGCACAAGCGACGAACGCCGACGGCCAGCCCGCCGAGCACACTCCGGCCGGGGACGACATCGCGTCGCTCCGGCAGGAGATCGACTGGCTGGACAAGGAGATCCTGCGCCTGGTGAAACGCCGGGTCGAGGTGTCCAAGACGATCGGGGCCGCGCGGATGGCCGCCGGCGGCACGCGGATCGTCTACAACCGCGAGATGGACGTGCTCGCGCGCTACCGCGAGCTGGGCCCGGACGGCCGCCAGCTGGCGATGGCGCTGCTGAACCTGGGGCGCGGGCGGCTCGGCCGGTAA
- the sucC gene encoding ADP-forming succinate--CoA ligase subunit beta yields MDLYEYQARDLFAAHGVPVLPGSVASTPEEAKAAAEQIGNQVVVKAQVKVGGRGKAGGVKLAQTPDEAKEKAEAILGLDIKGHITRRVLVAEASDIASEYYFSFLLDRANRTFLAMASSEGGMEIEQLAVERPDALAKIPVDAIAGVDKAKALEILKAGNFPADIIDEAADVVVKLWETFVSEDATLVEVNPLVRDPQDKIIALDGKVTLDENADFRQPGHEALVDKEAENPLEAKAKAKNLNYVKLDGQVGIIGNGAGLVMSTLDVVAYAGEKHGGVKPANFLDIGGGASAEVMAAGLDVILNDTDVKSVFVNVFGGITACDAVATGIVEALKILGDEASKPLVVRLDGNNVEEGHRILAEANHPLVTVVDTMDNAADKAAELAAAGA; encoded by the coding sequence GTGGACCTCTACGAGTACCAGGCGAGGGATCTCTTCGCCGCCCACGGAGTACCGGTTCTGCCGGGCTCGGTGGCTAGCACCCCCGAAGAAGCCAAGGCCGCCGCGGAGCAGATCGGTAACCAGGTCGTCGTCAAGGCGCAGGTGAAGGTCGGCGGCCGTGGGAAGGCGGGCGGCGTCAAGCTGGCCCAGACGCCCGACGAGGCGAAGGAGAAGGCGGAAGCCATCCTCGGCCTCGACATCAAGGGCCACATCACGCGTCGCGTGCTCGTGGCCGAAGCCTCGGACATCGCGTCCGAGTACTACTTCTCCTTCCTGCTGGACCGGGCGAACCGCACGTTCCTGGCGATGGCGTCCTCCGAGGGCGGCATGGAGATCGAGCAGCTCGCGGTCGAGCGCCCCGACGCGCTCGCCAAGATCCCGGTCGACGCGATCGCCGGGGTCGACAAGGCGAAGGCGCTCGAGATCCTGAAGGCCGGCAACTTCCCGGCCGACATCATCGACGAGGCCGCCGACGTCGTCGTGAAGCTCTGGGAGACCTTCGTCTCCGAGGACGCCACCCTCGTCGAGGTCAACCCGCTGGTCCGTGACCCGCAGGACAAGATCATCGCCCTCGACGGCAAGGTCACCCTCGACGAGAACGCGGACTTCCGCCAGCCGGGCCACGAGGCCCTGGTGGACAAGGAAGCGGAGAACCCGCTCGAGGCGAAGGCCAAGGCCAAGAACCTCAACTACGTCAAGCTCGACGGCCAGGTCGGCATCATCGGCAACGGCGCGGGCCTGGTCATGTCCACTTTGGACGTCGTGGCGTACGCGGGCGAGAAGCACGGCGGCGTGAAGCCGGCGAACTTCCTCGACATCGGCGGCGGCGCGTCGGCCGAGGTCATGGCGGCCGGGCTGGACGTCATCCTCAACGACACCGACGTGAAGAGCGTCTTCGTCAACGTCTTCGGCGGCATCACCGCCTGCGACGCGGTGGCGACCGGCATCGTCGAGGCCCTGAAGATCCTGGGCGACGAGGCCAGCAAGCCGCTGGTCGTCCGCCTGGACGGCAACAACGTCGAAGAGGGCCACCGCATCCTGGCGGAGGCGAACCACCCGCTGGTCACCGTGGTGGACACAATGGACAACGCGGCCGACAAGGCTGCCGAGCTCGCCGCGGCAGGTGCGTGA
- a CDS encoding DUF1707 SHOCT-like domain-containing protein has protein sequence MEDNRTARIRAADADRERVATAVQTAGSEGRLTLEEVEERLAHVYRARFTDELTALTADLPRPAPARPGFPLTRAGLRRHPALRLHLAVAVAIAVLAIVRWAVLGVGFFWPAIPIFWLAVSLFVHARVRSFRESPGAAVPY, from the coding sequence ATGGAAGACAACCGCACCGCCCGCATCCGGGCCGCCGACGCCGACCGCGAACGCGTCGCCACCGCCGTCCAGACCGCCGGCTCCGAAGGCCGGCTCACCCTCGAAGAGGTCGAAGAGCGCCTCGCCCACGTCTACCGCGCACGGTTCACCGACGAGCTGACCGCGCTCACCGCCGACCTGCCGCGGCCCGCACCGGCCCGGCCCGGCTTCCCGCTCACCCGGGCCGGGCTGCGGCGGCACCCGGCGCTGCGCCTGCACCTCGCCGTGGCGGTCGCGATCGCGGTGCTGGCGATCGTCCGCTGGGCGGTGCTGGGCGTCGGGTTCTTCTGGCCGGCGATCCCGATCTTCTGGCTCGCGGTGAGCCTCTTCGTTCATGCCAGGGTGCGTTCGTTCCGGGAAAGTCCCGGCGCGGCTGTGCCATACTGA
- the pcrA gene encoding DNA helicase PcrA — MDTLFDLPAETPARKPASGGQADLLDDLNPSQREAVTHAGGPLLVVAGAGSGKTRVLTRRIAYLLGQRRVHPGEIMAITFTNKAAAEMRDRVAALVGRRANAMWVSTFHSMCVRILRREAKTLDMSSSFSIYDSDDTKRLITLVARDLDIDPKRYAARTLAVHISNLKNELVDPDEASANAANDLERRVAEVYVEYQRRLNQANAFDFDDLIMRTVSLLQAFPDVAEYYRRRFRHVLVDEYQDTNHAQYTLVRELAGTAPNESGVEPAELVVVGDADQSIYAFRGATIRNIEEFERDFPNAHTILLEQNYRSTQTILSAANAVIERNPNRRAKRLWTDSGDGEKIVGYVADNDHDEAAFVANEIDALAEKGEADYSDVAVFYRTNNQSRVFEEIFIRLGLPYKVVGGVRFYERREVRDMIAYLRVLANPEDTVSLRRVLNVPKRGIGDRAEAVVATHAERERISFAAALRDAVEGKVPLLNPRSVKAIGGFVALLDELGELITSGAEVHDVLEAVLDKTGYRVELEESDDPQDHTRVENLDELVTVAREFTEITAEVVADENAELVVEPGVPAPGSLPAFLERVSLVADADSVPSPDGGEEGDGGAGVVTLMTVHTAKGLEYPVVFCTGWEDGVFPHMRALGDPTELAEERRLAYVAITRARKRLYVSRAITRSAWGQPSMNPASRFLDELPGDLVDWRRLEPSSAGFGFGSGSRGGGTPRAATTWGGRRTSSPSSSSGTPSFGKGWKDTVALKLDVGDRVSHDKYGLGTVISCDGVGPRATATIDFGAAGKVRLMLIGSVPMVKL; from the coding sequence ATGGACACCCTCTTCGATCTCCCCGCCGAGACCCCCGCGCGCAAGCCCGCCTCCGGTGGGCAGGCCGATCTGCTCGACGACCTGAACCCGTCCCAGCGCGAAGCCGTCACCCACGCCGGTGGCCCGCTGCTGGTGGTCGCGGGCGCGGGATCGGGCAAGACCCGGGTGCTGACCCGCCGGATCGCCTACCTGCTCGGGCAACGCCGCGTGCACCCCGGCGAAATCATGGCGATCACGTTCACGAACAAGGCCGCCGCCGAGATGCGCGACCGCGTCGCCGCGCTCGTCGGGCGCCGCGCGAACGCGATGTGGGTGTCCACGTTCCACTCGATGTGCGTGCGGATCCTGCGCCGGGAAGCCAAGACGCTGGACATGTCGTCGAGTTTCTCCATCTACGACTCGGACGACACGAAGCGGCTCATCACGCTCGTGGCGCGAGACCTCGACATCGACCCGAAGCGGTACGCCGCCCGCACTCTGGCCGTGCACATCTCGAACCTGAAGAACGAGCTCGTCGACCCCGACGAGGCGTCGGCGAACGCGGCCAACGACCTCGAGCGCCGCGTCGCCGAGGTCTACGTCGAGTACCAGCGGCGGCTGAACCAGGCCAACGCCTTCGACTTCGACGACCTCATCATGCGCACGGTCTCGCTGCTGCAGGCGTTCCCGGACGTCGCCGAGTACTACCGGCGGCGCTTCCGCCACGTGCTGGTCGACGAGTACCAGGACACGAACCACGCGCAGTACACCCTGGTCCGCGAGCTCGCCGGGACGGCGCCGAACGAGTCGGGCGTCGAGCCGGCCGAGCTGGTCGTCGTCGGTGACGCGGACCAGTCGATCTACGCCTTCCGCGGTGCGACGATCCGCAACATCGAGGAGTTCGAGCGGGACTTCCCGAACGCGCACACCATCCTGCTGGAGCAGAACTACCGTTCCACGCAGACGATCCTGTCCGCGGCGAACGCCGTCATCGAGCGGAACCCGAACCGCCGCGCGAAGCGGCTGTGGACGGACTCGGGCGACGGCGAGAAGATCGTCGGCTACGTCGCGGACAACGACCACGACGAAGCCGCGTTCGTCGCGAACGAGATCGACGCGCTGGCGGAGAAGGGCGAAGCCGACTACTCCGACGTCGCCGTCTTCTACCGCACCAACAACCAGTCCCGCGTCTTCGAAGAGATCTTCATCCGGCTCGGCCTGCCGTACAAGGTCGTCGGCGGCGTGCGGTTCTACGAGCGGCGCGAAGTCCGCGACATGATCGCGTACCTGCGCGTGCTGGCGAACCCGGAGGACACGGTCAGCCTGCGGCGCGTGCTGAACGTGCCCAAGCGCGGCATCGGCGACCGCGCGGAAGCCGTCGTGGCGACGCACGCCGAGCGCGAGCGGATCTCGTTCGCGGCGGCGCTGCGGGACGCGGTCGAGGGCAAGGTGCCGCTGCTGAACCCGCGCTCGGTCAAGGCGATCGGCGGGTTCGTGGCGCTGCTCGACGAGCTGGGCGAGCTGATCACGTCCGGCGCGGAGGTCCACGACGTCCTGGAAGCCGTGCTGGACAAGACCGGCTACCGCGTCGAGCTCGAGGAGTCGGACGACCCGCAGGACCACACGCGCGTGGAGAACCTGGACGAGCTCGTCACCGTCGCCCGGGAGTTCACCGAGATCACCGCCGAGGTCGTCGCCGACGAGAACGCCGAGCTGGTCGTGGAGCCGGGGGTGCCGGCGCCGGGGTCGCTGCCCGCGTTCCTCGAGCGCGTGTCGCTGGTGGCGGACGCCGACTCGGTGCCTTCCCCCGACGGCGGCGAAGAAGGCGACGGCGGCGCGGGCGTGGTCACGCTGATGACCGTGCACACCGCGAAGGGCCTGGAGTACCCGGTGGTGTTCTGCACCGGCTGGGAGGACGGCGTCTTCCCGCACATGCGCGCCCTGGGCGACCCGACCGAGCTGGCCGAGGAACGGCGGCTCGCGTACGTCGCGATCACGCGGGCGCGCAAGCGGTTGTACGTCTCGCGCGCGATCACGCGGTCGGCCTGGGGCCAGCCGTCGATGAACCCGGCCTCGCGGTTCCTCGACGAGCTGCCGGGCGACCTCGTCGACTGGCGGCGGCTGGAGCCTTCCAGCGCCGGGTTCGGTTTCGGGTCCGGTTCGCGCGGCGGTGGCACCCCGCGGGCAGCGACCACCTGGGGCGGCAGGCGGACTTCTTCGCCGTCTTCGTCTTCGGGGACACCGTCGTTCGGCAAGGGCTGGAAGGACACGGTGGCGCTGAAGCTGGACGTCGGCGACCGGGTCAGCCATGACAAGTACGGCCTGGGCACGGTGATCTCGTGCGACGGTGTCGGCCCGCGAGCGACGGCGACGATCGACTTCGGAGCGGCGGGCAAGGTCCGCCTGATGCTGATCGGCAGCGTGCCGATGGTGAAGCTCTAA